Below is a genomic region from Geothermobacter hydrogeniphilus.
GCGGCGAGCTGTTCGGTGTCGGTCTCGAACAGGGGGAGACCCACCAGGGTGGCGACCTCGAAGACCAGCCCCAGGGAGCAACCGGGATCCCCCGCCTCGATCTTCTGCAGGGTCGCTCGGGAAATGCCGGCCCGCTCCGCGAGCTCTCGCTCGGACCAACCACGTTGCTTGCGAAACGATTTAATCTGCACCGCCAGGTAGTTGATCGCCTCTCTGGTATGCCTGGAAAAGGCTCTGGTTTTTGACATTGTCGCCTCTTTGACCATTATGATAATCATTGTCGGCATTAGTGACTTATATACTAGTCACAATTGGTTGCAGTTGTCAAAAACCAACGCTCTATTTGGGAGATGCCCAAGGTGGCGCAGTCCCGGTTTGGCCGGGTTAAGCCTGTTTCAGAGGCGCCGCATGTTGATCGGCACAATTTGGGTTGAAGACAACCGTTTGACGTTGCAATAAAAGCGTATTACAATGTCATACATATTGAGGAGGAAGGGATGATTACAGTCAGGCTGGAAAAAGAGCTTGAGGAACAGATTGATCTGCTGGCGAGAGCCAGTGGCGGAAACCGCAGCACCATTGTTCGTGAAGCGATTGTCCGCTACCTGGAGGACAACGAAGATCTGGAGCTGGCCCGCAGCGCCATGTCCGAGAGTCGCGGCAGCAAACCTCTGCGTGAATTGAGGAGAGAACTTGGCCTGGACGGTTGAAGTCAGCGACATCGCTGAGAAACAGCTACGTAAACTCGATCGTCCAATCCAAAAACGCATCCTTGATTGGCTCGACGATCGCCTCGAAGGCTGCAAGAACCCGCGCCACTTCGGTGAACCGCTTAAGGGAGATCTGCTTGGCCTCTGGCGCTATCGGATTGGCAACTACCGGATTATCTGTGAAATTCAGGAGGACCACCTGGTGGTTTTGGCACTGAATATAGGCCATCGCCGGGAGATTTATCGCTGAGTGGAACCAGTAGCAGAACCAGTAGGGTCAGGATTGCAAGATGGCAAGTTTGCATCAGGTTTAAATCATGGCCCGAAAACCCGCATTCATTATCCCAGCACATGGCCTCCCCCCCTCAGTTGAATTTTGTGCCGAATCAAGGCGCAGCCTGATGAGCGCGGAGGTGTAGCGGCAGCTACGTCGCACAAGCGAAGAAGGATGCAACACAGAGTCGGTGCAAAAGACCCGCCCCTCCCCCACCGCAACGAAGCTCGAACTCTCCGTCACCCCCCACAGTTGAAGGGCGAGGGATTTTTCGTCAGATCAAGGCGGGTGCCGATGAGCGCGGAGACGTACCTGAATGGTACGTCGCACAAGCGAAGAGGTACCCAACGCCGAGCTGGCGGAAAAGAACCGCCCCTCCCCACCGAAAAAAAAATGCCGGCCCGAAGGCCGGCGATTCAAGGGGAGAGGGGAAGTTGGATCGGGGGTTTAGAGTCAGAATCCGCTGACTTTGGAGGTTTCAAGGTAGACGCAATGTTCACTCGACCAGTTCTGGGAGTCCATAATGCGCGGCAGGTCGATGCTGCTGCCGGCGGGAAAACGCCCGGCAGACTCAAGCAGCCGCACCCGAACCCGGTTCGAGTGGAGGGAGGCAATCACTCCCCGGGCCCTGAAACTGCCCAGGTTGTCACTCCAGCAGGCGATGACGCGGCTGCCGAGAGCGAGATGTTCATCTTCATTCCGGAGGGAAAGAATTGGATCTGGTCCCATCGTTACAGTTTCTCCTCAAGCGGAAAAATGGCGCTGCAGGTGGCCGTTGAGCATCTGTTCGTAGTCGGCTTCACGATCCTGCTGGTAAACCAGCGACG
It encodes:
- the relB gene encoding type II toxin-antitoxin system RelB family antitoxin yields the protein MITVRLEKELEEQIDLLARASGGNRSTIVREAIVRYLEDNEDLELARSAMSESRGSKPLRELRRELGLDG
- a CDS encoding type II toxin-antitoxin system RelE family toxin: MAWTVEVSDIAEKQLRKLDRPIQKRILDWLDDRLEGCKNPRHFGEPLKGDLLGLWRYRIGNYRIICEIQEDHLVVLALNIGHRREIYR
- a CDS encoding helix-turn-helix transcriptional regulator, which encodes MSKTRAFSRHTREAINYLAVQIKSFRKQRGWSERELAERAGISRATLQKIEAGDPGCSLGLVFEVATLVGLPLFETDTEQLAARSNLAKQTLSLLPKRIRSNPREVSDDF